The following are from one region of the Amia ocellicauda isolate fAmiCal2 chromosome 1, fAmiCal2.hap1, whole genome shotgun sequence genome:
- the LOC136749103 gene encoding CAP-Gly domain-containing linker protein 4 isoform X2: protein MTREDVRELSSEGDSALGRASSPVPGSDRPVVHQVASAPMPSDCEFSFFDPNEPKCRAILLDPQTSVSELFAVLRQWVPQVQQNISLIGNEILKRGCGVNDRDGLTDMSLLHYTCKAGAPGIGDAEVAASFARQLLSLGAEPGLRSRWTNMSPLHYAAYFDVPPLITTVLLAAQPGEVDVTCSDFDFGTALHIAASNLCVSAVRCLLQHGANPAFRNECGQCPVDVVPEPLDMPLEMADAAAQAKELRQLLREALPQPASLPLLPSPRRPHRSPRTNQNTPDSSSSRGLLASLGLRLGDRVIIAGQKVGTLRFCGATEFSGGQWAGVELEDPEGKNDGSVGGVQYFTCRPKHGIFAPVSKVTRVGEWRRTMVRSSTPLRGGRPDLSHITARVNTGAPSFKKQTAKPPQSTDKPPAAQPGSPSFLGSSRSSSSSSLDSRQPSSVRLRPSPRARPPARPRRERAPSSAKAAAPGARTPAGPRMRRPSVSSAVSVGEEGEVQLGERVLVAGQRTGLVQFCGNTSFAPGLWLGIELDKPSGKNDGSVGGVQYFKCPPKHGVFAPPSRVQRIHGSLDSLTDLSSARLNHSFPGIRRSFSTSSTLSAHRDLSRRSPVNRSRPAGLRRSWSTASAGSPGVAHFSGTPTPWSSDGGVKLHLGMTVLLSSANEMGVVRYLGPADFAPGLWVGLELRGAKGKNDGSVGERRYFSCRPGHGVLVRPSRVTYRGINGAKLVEEGS, encoded by the exons ATGACGCGGGAGGATGTGCGGGAGCTGTCCTCAGAGGGAGACTCTGCGCTGGGAAGAGCCAGCAGCCCGGTCCCTGGCTCAGACAGGCCTGTCGTACACCAGGTGGCCTCTGCACCCATGCCCTCAGACTGCG AATTCTCCTTCTTTGACCCGAACGAGCCGAAGTGCCGGGCCATCCTGCTGGACCCTCAGACCTCCGTGTCGGAGCTGTTTGCTGTGCTGCGCCAGTGGGTCCCCCAGGTCCAGCAGAACATCAGCCTGATTGGAAATGAG ATTCTGAAGCGCGGGTGTGGAGTGAACGACCGCGATGGCCTGACTGACATGAGCCTGCTGCACTACACCTGCAAGGCGGGGGCCCCGGGGATag gagACGCGGAGGTGGCAGCTAGCTTTGCGAGGCAGTTACTGTCTCTGGGGGCGGAGCCGGGGCTGCGCTCACGCTGGACCAACATGAGCCCCCTGCACTACGCTGCCTATTTTGACGTCCCTCCTCTGATCACCACTGTGCTGCTCGCCGCCCAGCCAGGGG AGGTGGACGTCACCTGCAGTGACTTTGACTTTGGCACGGCTCTGCACATCGCTGCCTCCAACCTGTGTGTGTCGGCCGTGCGCTGTCTGCTGCAGCATGGGGCCAACCCCGCCTTCAGG AATGAATGTGGCCAGTGCCCTGTGGACGTGGTGCCTGAGCCTCTGGACATGCCCCTGGAGATGGCGGACGCTGCTGCCCAGGCCAAGGAGTTGAGACAGCTGCTGAGGGAGGCACTGCCTCAACCCGCCTCCCTCCCGCTCCTCCCCTCACCCCGCCGCCCTCACAGGAGCCCCAGGACCAATCAAAACACCCCAGACTCCAGCTCCAGCCGGGGCCTGCTGGCATCACTGGGGCTGCGTCTGGGAGATAGGGTCATCATCGCTGGACAGAAG gtCGGCACGCTGCGTTTCTGTGGGGCGACTGAGTTTTCTGGCGGTCAGTGGGCTGGGGTGGAGCTGGAAGACCCCGAGGGGAAGAATGATGGCTCGGTCGGGGGGGTGCAGTACTTTACCTGCCGGCCCAAACACG GCATCTTCGCCCCCGTGTCAAAGGTCACCCGGGTCGGGGAGTGGCGCCGGACCATGGTGCGCAGCTCCACTCCACTGCGGGGGGGGCGGCCCGACCTGTCCCACATCACAGCCAGAGTCAACACAG GAGCACCATCTTTCAAAAAACAGACTGCAAAACCCCCCCAGAGCACAGACAAGCCCCCAGCTGCCCAGCCAG gtTCTCCTTCTTTTCTAGGCTCCAgtcgttcctcctcctcctcctctctggaTTCCAGACAGCCCTCCAGTGTCCGGCTCCGACCCTCACCACGGGCGCGCCCCCCTGCCCGCCCCAGGAGGGAGAGAGCCCCTAGCAGTGCCAAGGCAGCGGCCCCTGGTGCCCGCACGCCCGCTG gcccccggatGCGAAGGCCCTCGGTGAGCAGCGCCGTGTCCgtaggggaggagggggaggtgcAGCTCGGCGAGCGTGTGCTGGTGGCGGGACAGAGGACCGGCCTGGTGCAGTTCTGTGGCAACACCAGCTTCGCCCCTG GCCTGTGGTTAGGGATCGAGCTGGACAAACCCAGTGGGAAAAACGATGGCTCTGTGGGGGGGGTACAGTACTTCAAATGTCCCCCCAAACACGGCGTCTTCGCCCCTCCCTCCAGGGTACAGCG GATCCATGGCTCCCTGGACTCTCTGACTGATCTCTCCTCTGCCCGGCTCAACCACTCCTTCCCAG GAATCCGGCGAAGCTTCAGCACGTCATCCACTCTCTCTGCTCACAGGGACCTCAGCCGGAGGAGCCCAGTCAACAG gtctCGGCCTGCCGGGCTGCGGCGCAGTTGGAGCACTGCAAGCGCGGGCAGCCCGGGGGTGGCCCACTTCTCTGGGACGCCCACGCCCTGGTCCTCAGACGGTGGCGTGAAACTGCACCTGGGCATGACTGTCCTGCTGAGCAGCGCCAATGAGATGGGCGTAGTGCGCTACCTGGGGCCGGCGGACTTCGCCCCCGGGCTGTGGGTCGGCCTGGAGCTGCGCGGCGCCAAGGGCAAGAACGACGGCTCGGTGGGCGAGCGGCGCTACTTCAGCTGCCGGCCGGGACATGGGGTCCTGGTGCGGCCCAGCCGGGTGACGTACCGGGGAATCAACGGCGCCAAGCTCGTGGAGGAGGGCAGCTAG
- the LOC136749103 gene encoding CAP-Gly domain-containing linker protein 4 isoform X3 codes for MEDSPDASPIPLSPSNSCEQEMTREDVRELSSEGDSALGRASSPVPGSDRPVVHQVASAPMPSDCEFSFFDPNEPKCRAILLDPQTSVSELFAVLRQWVPQVQQNISLIGNEILKRGCGVNDRDGLTDMSLLHYTCKAGAPGIGDAEVAASFARQLLSLGAEPGLRSRWTNMSPLHYAAYFDVPPLITTVLLAAQPGEVDVTCSDFDFGTALHIAASNLCVSAVRCLLQHGANPAFRNECGQCPVDVVPEPLDMPLEMADAAAQAKELRQLLREALPQPASLPLLPSPRRPHRSPRTNQNTPDSSSSRGLLASLGLRLGDRVIIAGQKVGTLRFCGATEFSGGQWAGVELEDPEGKNDGSVGGVQYFTCRPKHGIFAPVSKVTRVGEWRRTMVRSSTPLRGGRPDLSHITARVNTGSPSFLGSSRSSSSSSLDSRQPSSVRLRPSPRARPPARPRRERAPSSAKAAAPGARTPAGPRMRRPSVSSAVSVGEEGEVQLGERVLVAGQRTGLVQFCGNTSFAPGLWLGIELDKPSGKNDGSVGGVQYFKCPPKHGVFAPPSRVQRIHGSLDSLTDLSSARLNHSFPGIRRSFSTSSTLSAHRDLSRRSPVNRSRPAGLRRSWSTASAGSPGVAHFSGTPTPWSSDGGVKLHLGMTVLLSSANEMGVVRYLGPADFAPGLWVGLELRGAKGKNDGSVGERRYFSCRPGHGVLVRPSRVTYRGINGAKLVEEGS; via the exons ATGGAGGACTCGCCGGACGCCTCTCCTATCCCTCTCAGTCCCAGCAACA GCTGTGAGCAGGAGATGACGCGGGAGGATGTGCGGGAGCTGTCCTCAGAGGGAGACTCTGCGCTGGGAAGAGCCAGCAGCCCGGTCCCTGGCTCAGACAGGCCTGTCGTACACCAGGTGGCCTCTGCACCCATGCCCTCAGACTGCG AATTCTCCTTCTTTGACCCGAACGAGCCGAAGTGCCGGGCCATCCTGCTGGACCCTCAGACCTCCGTGTCGGAGCTGTTTGCTGTGCTGCGCCAGTGGGTCCCCCAGGTCCAGCAGAACATCAGCCTGATTGGAAATGAG ATTCTGAAGCGCGGGTGTGGAGTGAACGACCGCGATGGCCTGACTGACATGAGCCTGCTGCACTACACCTGCAAGGCGGGGGCCCCGGGGATag gagACGCGGAGGTGGCAGCTAGCTTTGCGAGGCAGTTACTGTCTCTGGGGGCGGAGCCGGGGCTGCGCTCACGCTGGACCAACATGAGCCCCCTGCACTACGCTGCCTATTTTGACGTCCCTCCTCTGATCACCACTGTGCTGCTCGCCGCCCAGCCAGGGG AGGTGGACGTCACCTGCAGTGACTTTGACTTTGGCACGGCTCTGCACATCGCTGCCTCCAACCTGTGTGTGTCGGCCGTGCGCTGTCTGCTGCAGCATGGGGCCAACCCCGCCTTCAGG AATGAATGTGGCCAGTGCCCTGTGGACGTGGTGCCTGAGCCTCTGGACATGCCCCTGGAGATGGCGGACGCTGCTGCCCAGGCCAAGGAGTTGAGACAGCTGCTGAGGGAGGCACTGCCTCAACCCGCCTCCCTCCCGCTCCTCCCCTCACCCCGCCGCCCTCACAGGAGCCCCAGGACCAATCAAAACACCCCAGACTCCAGCTCCAGCCGGGGCCTGCTGGCATCACTGGGGCTGCGTCTGGGAGATAGGGTCATCATCGCTGGACAGAAG gtCGGCACGCTGCGTTTCTGTGGGGCGACTGAGTTTTCTGGCGGTCAGTGGGCTGGGGTGGAGCTGGAAGACCCCGAGGGGAAGAATGATGGCTCGGTCGGGGGGGTGCAGTACTTTACCTGCCGGCCCAAACACG GCATCTTCGCCCCCGTGTCAAAGGTCACCCGGGTCGGGGAGTGGCGCCGGACCATGGTGCGCAGCTCCACTCCACTGCGGGGGGGGCGGCCCGACCTGTCCCACATCACAGCCAGAGTCAACACAG gtTCTCCTTCTTTTCTAGGCTCCAgtcgttcctcctcctcctcctctctggaTTCCAGACAGCCCTCCAGTGTCCGGCTCCGACCCTCACCACGGGCGCGCCCCCCTGCCCGCCCCAGGAGGGAGAGAGCCCCTAGCAGTGCCAAGGCAGCGGCCCCTGGTGCCCGCACGCCCGCTG gcccccggatGCGAAGGCCCTCGGTGAGCAGCGCCGTGTCCgtaggggaggagggggaggtgcAGCTCGGCGAGCGTGTGCTGGTGGCGGGACAGAGGACCGGCCTGGTGCAGTTCTGTGGCAACACCAGCTTCGCCCCTG GCCTGTGGTTAGGGATCGAGCTGGACAAACCCAGTGGGAAAAACGATGGCTCTGTGGGGGGGGTACAGTACTTCAAATGTCCCCCCAAACACGGCGTCTTCGCCCCTCCCTCCAGGGTACAGCG GATCCATGGCTCCCTGGACTCTCTGACTGATCTCTCCTCTGCCCGGCTCAACCACTCCTTCCCAG GAATCCGGCGAAGCTTCAGCACGTCATCCACTCTCTCTGCTCACAGGGACCTCAGCCGGAGGAGCCCAGTCAACAG gtctCGGCCTGCCGGGCTGCGGCGCAGTTGGAGCACTGCAAGCGCGGGCAGCCCGGGGGTGGCCCACTTCTCTGGGACGCCCACGCCCTGGTCCTCAGACGGTGGCGTGAAACTGCACCTGGGCATGACTGTCCTGCTGAGCAGCGCCAATGAGATGGGCGTAGTGCGCTACCTGGGGCCGGCGGACTTCGCCCCCGGGCTGTGGGTCGGCCTGGAGCTGCGCGGCGCCAAGGGCAAGAACGACGGCTCGGTGGGCGAGCGGCGCTACTTCAGCTGCCGGCCGGGACATGGGGTCCTGGTGCGGCCCAGCCGGGTGACGTACCGGGGAATCAACGGCGCCAAGCTCGTGGAGGAGGGCAGCTAG
- the LOC136749103 gene encoding CAP-Gly domain-containing linker protein 4 isoform X1 — protein sequence MEDSPDASPIPLSPSNSCEQEMTREDVRELSSEGDSALGRASSPVPGSDRPVVHQVASAPMPSDCEFSFFDPNEPKCRAILLDPQTSVSELFAVLRQWVPQVQQNISLIGNEILKRGCGVNDRDGLTDMSLLHYTCKAGAPGIGDAEVAASFARQLLSLGAEPGLRSRWTNMSPLHYAAYFDVPPLITTVLLAAQPGEVDVTCSDFDFGTALHIAASNLCVSAVRCLLQHGANPAFRNECGQCPVDVVPEPLDMPLEMADAAAQAKELRQLLREALPQPASLPLLPSPRRPHRSPRTNQNTPDSSSSRGLLASLGLRLGDRVIIAGQKVGTLRFCGATEFSGGQWAGVELEDPEGKNDGSVGGVQYFTCRPKHGIFAPVSKVTRVGEWRRTMVRSSTPLRGGRPDLSHITARVNTGAPSFKKQTAKPPQSTDKPPAAQPGSPSFLGSSRSSSSSSLDSRQPSSVRLRPSPRARPPARPRRERAPSSAKAAAPGARTPAGPRMRRPSVSSAVSVGEEGEVQLGERVLVAGQRTGLVQFCGNTSFAPGLWLGIELDKPSGKNDGSVGGVQYFKCPPKHGVFAPPSRVQRIHGSLDSLTDLSSARLNHSFPGIRRSFSTSSTLSAHRDLSRRSPVNRSRPAGLRRSWSTASAGSPGVAHFSGTPTPWSSDGGVKLHLGMTVLLSSANEMGVVRYLGPADFAPGLWVGLELRGAKGKNDGSVGERRYFSCRPGHGVLVRPSRVTYRGINGAKLVEEGS from the exons ATGGAGGACTCGCCGGACGCCTCTCCTATCCCTCTCAGTCCCAGCAACA GCTGTGAGCAGGAGATGACGCGGGAGGATGTGCGGGAGCTGTCCTCAGAGGGAGACTCTGCGCTGGGAAGAGCCAGCAGCCCGGTCCCTGGCTCAGACAGGCCTGTCGTACACCAGGTGGCCTCTGCACCCATGCCCTCAGACTGCG AATTCTCCTTCTTTGACCCGAACGAGCCGAAGTGCCGGGCCATCCTGCTGGACCCTCAGACCTCCGTGTCGGAGCTGTTTGCTGTGCTGCGCCAGTGGGTCCCCCAGGTCCAGCAGAACATCAGCCTGATTGGAAATGAG ATTCTGAAGCGCGGGTGTGGAGTGAACGACCGCGATGGCCTGACTGACATGAGCCTGCTGCACTACACCTGCAAGGCGGGGGCCCCGGGGATag gagACGCGGAGGTGGCAGCTAGCTTTGCGAGGCAGTTACTGTCTCTGGGGGCGGAGCCGGGGCTGCGCTCACGCTGGACCAACATGAGCCCCCTGCACTACGCTGCCTATTTTGACGTCCCTCCTCTGATCACCACTGTGCTGCTCGCCGCCCAGCCAGGGG AGGTGGACGTCACCTGCAGTGACTTTGACTTTGGCACGGCTCTGCACATCGCTGCCTCCAACCTGTGTGTGTCGGCCGTGCGCTGTCTGCTGCAGCATGGGGCCAACCCCGCCTTCAGG AATGAATGTGGCCAGTGCCCTGTGGACGTGGTGCCTGAGCCTCTGGACATGCCCCTGGAGATGGCGGACGCTGCTGCCCAGGCCAAGGAGTTGAGACAGCTGCTGAGGGAGGCACTGCCTCAACCCGCCTCCCTCCCGCTCCTCCCCTCACCCCGCCGCCCTCACAGGAGCCCCAGGACCAATCAAAACACCCCAGACTCCAGCTCCAGCCGGGGCCTGCTGGCATCACTGGGGCTGCGTCTGGGAGATAGGGTCATCATCGCTGGACAGAAG gtCGGCACGCTGCGTTTCTGTGGGGCGACTGAGTTTTCTGGCGGTCAGTGGGCTGGGGTGGAGCTGGAAGACCCCGAGGGGAAGAATGATGGCTCGGTCGGGGGGGTGCAGTACTTTACCTGCCGGCCCAAACACG GCATCTTCGCCCCCGTGTCAAAGGTCACCCGGGTCGGGGAGTGGCGCCGGACCATGGTGCGCAGCTCCACTCCACTGCGGGGGGGGCGGCCCGACCTGTCCCACATCACAGCCAGAGTCAACACAG GAGCACCATCTTTCAAAAAACAGACTGCAAAACCCCCCCAGAGCACAGACAAGCCCCCAGCTGCCCAGCCAG gtTCTCCTTCTTTTCTAGGCTCCAgtcgttcctcctcctcctcctctctggaTTCCAGACAGCCCTCCAGTGTCCGGCTCCGACCCTCACCACGGGCGCGCCCCCCTGCCCGCCCCAGGAGGGAGAGAGCCCCTAGCAGTGCCAAGGCAGCGGCCCCTGGTGCCCGCACGCCCGCTG gcccccggatGCGAAGGCCCTCGGTGAGCAGCGCCGTGTCCgtaggggaggagggggaggtgcAGCTCGGCGAGCGTGTGCTGGTGGCGGGACAGAGGACCGGCCTGGTGCAGTTCTGTGGCAACACCAGCTTCGCCCCTG GCCTGTGGTTAGGGATCGAGCTGGACAAACCCAGTGGGAAAAACGATGGCTCTGTGGGGGGGGTACAGTACTTCAAATGTCCCCCCAAACACGGCGTCTTCGCCCCTCCCTCCAGGGTACAGCG GATCCATGGCTCCCTGGACTCTCTGACTGATCTCTCCTCTGCCCGGCTCAACCACTCCTTCCCAG GAATCCGGCGAAGCTTCAGCACGTCATCCACTCTCTCTGCTCACAGGGACCTCAGCCGGAGGAGCCCAGTCAACAG gtctCGGCCTGCCGGGCTGCGGCGCAGTTGGAGCACTGCAAGCGCGGGCAGCCCGGGGGTGGCCCACTTCTCTGGGACGCCCACGCCCTGGTCCTCAGACGGTGGCGTGAAACTGCACCTGGGCATGACTGTCCTGCTGAGCAGCGCCAATGAGATGGGCGTAGTGCGCTACCTGGGGCCGGCGGACTTCGCCCCCGGGCTGTGGGTCGGCCTGGAGCTGCGCGGCGCCAAGGGCAAGAACGACGGCTCGGTGGGCGAGCGGCGCTACTTCAGCTGCCGGCCGGGACATGGGGTCCTGGTGCGGCCCAGCCGGGTGACGTACCGGGGAATCAACGGCGCCAAGCTCGTGGAGGAGGGCAGCTAG
- the olfcb1 gene encoding olfactory receptor CB1: protein MLGTLCVSVLLLSVLGGLGGCCDYIESICGAHAPGDILLGGLLPFHATVGTELRTQPNGFNCTQFDWMPFALQMATILSIEQINESGFLPGVKLGYIICDTCSDAIKALQGAQVLLSLNGSLDIHCNYSDYAPLVKAVVGGRYSEESIAIAKLLGLYMVPQISWTSSAAALSDKQRFPSFLRTIPSDVYQTRAMARLISHFGWDWVGVVSGDDDYAKAAMESFLRDADEQGVCVAYKEMMPHYLGDKNSERRILEVASTIRNFQAKVVVLILKGELVNELFQEMIRTNTSKIWIASDAWSLSRLVANMEGINQVGEIFGFTFTTGNIPGFSEYLQKLRPAPNTTNRFIEEYKELRFSCPPELRQYNQCLKNQPPTWCPIPQIPNLAMKSPKACEVVDPQVEDDDFLLKAIDLGVAYGSRQAVWALAHALHSLLRCNQTACPGPRNFPPWQLLQELKKVNFTLDDNQFYFNENGDTVDGYDLIFWSRQGLKRVFKVVGRYRVSQGTVEVNTDMLLWSTPDNKVPPSQCSEPCQPGMWKNVFNISCCYNCTKCLEGTYSDQKNMVECLKCPNGTWSLQGATECQPKVETFLSWTDAYTIALLVFAGLGLVTLAAMLVIFVTHWNTPTVKVAGGPLVYLMLASLAVNFCSIVLFIGRPVDHMCRARQPLYGISFSLCVSCILVKSFRTFLAFLFDLNVKLRMKKLYKPPVIILLLTGIQGLICTFWLIFDSPSVEMFTTNSTMTVLVQCSEGSNVGFGIMLSYTGLLAFICFLFAFKGRKTPHRYNETGYIIFSMLVYLFVWVCFIPVYVTKSQQRSAVQASAILASSYGVLCCHLLPKCYFILFKHRDNTSEAYLREVRKSVFSLDTTLSQVSVQHSAAASTDLDPDLNLDLDLDVDPDPNEFTLPPSHKLRRRRRSSW from the exons GTTTGACTGGATGCCCTTCGCGCTACAGATGGCCACGATCCTCAGCATCGAGCAGATCAATGAGTCTGGCTTCCTGCCCGGGGTGAAGCTGGGCTACATCATATGTGATACCTGCTCTGATGCCATCAAGGCCCTGCAGGGTGCACAGGTGCTGCTCTCGCTCAATGGCAGCCTGGACATCCACTGCAACTACAGCGACTACGCCCCCCTCGTGAAGGCTGTAGTGGGGGGGCGCTACTCTGAGGAGTCCATCGCGATTGCCAAGCTACTGGGTCTTTACATGGTCCCCCAG ATTAGCTGGACATCATCGGCGGCAGCACTGTCCGACAAGCAGCGCTTCCCCTCCTTCCTGCGCACCATCCCCAGTGATGTTTACCAGACGCGGGCAATGGCGAGACTGATTTCGCACTTTGGCTGGGACTGGGTGGGCGTGGTATCTGGGGACGACGACTATGCCAAGGCGGCGATGGAGAGTTTCCTGCGTGATGCAGATGAGCAGGGGGTGTGCGTGGCCTACAAGGAGATGATGCCACACTACCTGGGTGACAAGAACAGTGAGCGACGCATACTGGAGGTAGCCTCCACGATCCGCAACTTCCAGGCCAAAGTGGTGGTGCTGATTCTCAAGGGCGAGCTGGTAAACGAGCTCTTTCAGGAGATGATCCGCACCAACACATCCAAGATCTGGATTGCCAGCGACGCCTGGTCTTTGTCTCGGCTTGTTGCCAATATGGAAGGCATCAACCAGGTGGGGGAGATCTTTGGCTTTACCTTCACCACTGGCAACATTCCCGGCTTCTCAGAGTACCTGCAGAAGTTGCGGCCCGCCCCGAACACCACCAACCGTTTCATCGAAGAGTACAAGGAGTTGCGCTTCTCCTGCCCCCCTGAGCTTCGCCAATACAACCAGTGCCTGAAGAATCAGCCACCCACATGGTGCCCCATCCCCCAAATCCCCAACTTGGCAATGAAATCTCCAAAAGCCTGTGAGGTGGTGGACCCCCAGGTAGAGGATGATGACTTCCTGTTGAAGGCGATCGACTTAGGTGTGGCCTATGGCAGTAGGCAGGCTGTCTGGGCCTTGGCACATGCCCTCCACAGTCTTCTGCGATGCAACCAGACTGCCTGCCCTGGTCCCAGGAATTTTCCTCCCTGGCAG cttctgcaggagCTTAAGAAGGTGAACTTCACCCTGGACGACAACCAGTTCTACTTCAATGAAAATGGGGACACTGTAGACGGCTATGACCTGATCTTCTGGAGCAGGCAGGGACTAAAGCGTGTCTTCAAAGTAGTCGGCAGATACCGTGTGAGCCAGGGGACCGTGGAGGTCAACACAGACATGCTACTCTGGAGTACTCCCGACAACAAA GTCCCTCCGTCTCAGTGCTCTGAGCCCTGTCAGCCGGGCATGTGGAAGAATGTCTTCAACATCTCCTGTTGCTACAACTGCACTAAGTGTTTGGAGGGAACCTACTCTGACCAAAAAA ACATGGTGGAATGCCTGAAGTGCCCCAATGGCACCTGGTCTCTGCAGGGTGCCACAGAGTGCCAGCCCAAGGTGGAGACTTTCTTGAGCTGGACCGATGCCTACACCATTGCTCTACTGGTGTTTGCTGGGCTGGGGCTGGTGACTTTGGCAGCCATGCTGGTGATCTTTGTGACACACTGGAACACCCCCACAGTGAAGGTAGCAGGGGGCCCGCTGGTCTACCTCATGCTAGCCTCCCTGGCGGTCAACTTCTGCAGCATTGTGCTGTTCATAGGGCGGCCAGTCGACCACATGTGCCGGGCGCGGCAGCCCCTGTATGGCATCAGCTTCAGCCTGTGCGTCTCCTGTATCCTGGTCAAGAGTTTCCGCACCTTCTTGGCCTTCCTCTTTGACCTGAATGTCAAACTGAGGATGAAGAAGCTGTACAAGCCCCCTGTTATCATCCTCCTGCTCACAGGCATCCAGGGGCTCATCTGCACCTTCTGGCTAATCTTTGACTCGCCGAGTGTGGAGATGTTTACCACCAACAGCACCATGACAGTGCTGGTGCAGTGTAGTGAGGGCTCCAATGTGGGTTTCGGTATCATGCTGAGCTACACAGGGCTGCTGGCATTTATCTGCTTCCTGTTCGCCTTCAAGGGCCGCAAGACGCCGCACCGCTACAATGAGACGGGCTACATCATCTTCAGCATGCTGGTGTACCTTTTCGTGTGGGTGTGCTTCATCCCTGTGTACGTGACCAAAAGCCAGCAGCGCTCAGCCGTGCAGGCCTCTGCCATTCTGGCCTCCAGCTATGGCGTCTTGTGCTGCCACCTTCTGCCCAAGTGCTACTTCATCCTGTTCAAGCACAGGGACAACACATCCGAGGCCTACCTGAGAGAGGTGCGCAAGTCCGTCTTCTCCCTGGACACCACGCTCTCGCAGGTCAGCGTGCAGCACTCAGCTGCCGCCTCCACCGACCTCGACCCTGACCTCAACCTCGACTTGGATCTGGACGTTGACCCAGACCCTAACGAGTTCACCCTCCCTCCAAGCCACAAGCTCAGGCGGAGGAGACGTAGTAGCTGGTAG